Proteins encoded together in one Pontiella desulfatans window:
- a CDS encoding response regulator transcription factor — protein MTQKIKLMLVEDNPEYRHVIQFAFQDDSVLELINQFGTAELALRSLQNMNTRNVPDVILLDLNLPGLSGLDALTEFSRLIPATKTIVLTQSHSETDILTAIQRGAAGYLLKSATVQEIKSGIQLVMEGGASLDPKMAKYVLRSIRKGEALPKESTTLSEREMEILTLISQGFARKQISQHLSISAKTADNHIAHIFEKLNVPNAPAAVHRAHALGFFPSGNN, from the coding sequence ATGACCCAAAAAATCAAACTCATGCTGGTGGAAGACAATCCAGAATATCGACACGTTATCCAATTTGCGTTTCAGGATGATTCTGTTCTGGAGTTGATCAACCAGTTCGGAACCGCGGAACTGGCCCTGCGAAGCCTCCAGAACATGAACACCCGGAACGTTCCCGATGTCATCCTGCTCGACCTTAACCTCCCCGGCCTATCCGGTCTCGATGCGCTGACGGAATTCTCCCGTTTGATTCCCGCCACGAAAACCATTGTCCTCACCCAATCCCATAGTGAAACCGACATCCTGACCGCCATCCAGCGAGGAGCCGCCGGATATCTGCTGAAATCGGCCACGGTTCAAGAGATAAAGTCCGGTATCCAACTGGTCATGGAAGGCGGAGCCTCGTTAGACCCAAAAATGGCGAAGTATGTTCTTAGAAGCATCAGAAAAGGGGAAGCGCTCCCGAAGGAATCCACAACACTCTCCGAACGGGAAATGGAGATTCTTACCCTCATCAGCCAAGGCTTCGCGAGAAAACAAATAAGCCAGCATCTTTCGATCAGTGCAAAAACGGCCGACAACCACATTGCCCATATCTTCGAAAAACTCAACGTGCCCAACGCTCCGGCGGCCGTACACCGCGCCCACGCGCTCGGATTTTTCCCCTCCGGAAACAATTAG
- a CDS encoding autotransporter outer membrane beta-barrel domain-containing protein, with amino-acid sequence MVRKFGSALGLCLMVAASGHAVNFTRDSGDTNWSNLDQWNDNSSGSYQNATNFPTSGDTVLLNAGKTVTVDTHATINTMVAPNATSDAVVEFVSGGGLTANSFHVGNSSQAGNGTVNHFAGSLAATTLSLRPTGTKTGTYNLYGGTVAATNLEVGNSAVGATGTATFVQSGGTVTTPDVDIGGSGPGTYEISGGSLDATGTFDILTNGRFMVVGTSAVVTATALDTQPGSTMAFKLDASGIGTMQVSGSVDLANASIAVDGAPYWGGATNFTLLDAGILASMAGSVSITGLANASVSQVGDSVVLNVVESKTTSVFENATGDGLWGTAGNWSPVGVPSGAVLARIGNGLAATFSTNQPVVDGIIIGSNATLVVQAGVAVPELRFEPLSSLKLVLSSVGLSPFTVSSGVVMDSSNPICIDGANYEGLDCYFPLILADNLPSSLTNQVSFAGFGIREPAVVVEDDGLWLRVIAMPSLSERLCSLVPASRVATDWSNTTFSVARKYDPSGSAWSVSFEEAHVLDTTLIQTAAHPNQSWELRTGIGGFIYSLRTGALGETVPPSWRSTQDTSPWNDEVWQGVAVGPLNNPSEGSPYFMHQSGVYLKDPVLTKPFYSPQVASHLDMENRSFTTVNWTPQAHVNIYVDENPTNDWKSYLLCYTRYRDMGQGVIEVMMGYYNYGPDHLDWFNMPWGGVRRTSTEYAFTSEPGGTTWRIPMTNGWGSSEDFDETGGWQGYSNTSNGVTPAMAFVFGQDTTPNLPGQKSDSWFRTGYAGGKAQYKPTETDWRNYLVSTAVRRYNLPQGNGLWSTHFYVLGDDMQDLSDRIQARGVIGADLAAFDYTEAGTPLVAYSVSGSGDTFQCVEDGGSPDFFLYAHPVSNSFPIFEVIEDDGARYLTWNPYANGIVKPYDGTMAGLRLLGFTMPVAGTNYTYAALSGLLPSANYLPDGKTLFARTATPFETWRVQHFGKTDDSGEGASTANPDSDSANNLAEYALGGDPLDAGDTGYVPSAGILNENGTNWIEYVYPRRIGSEAELDYALETCFNLISNDWKIGSTIEFPITGSIDADYEAVTNRIDTTGKTNEFIRLKVDAF; translated from the coding sequence ATGGTTCGGAAATTCGGTTCTGCTTTGGGGCTGTGCCTGATGGTTGCCGCATCCGGCCATGCGGTGAACTTTACCCGCGACTCCGGCGATACCAACTGGTCGAACCTGGATCAATGGAACGACAACAGTTCCGGCAGTTACCAGAATGCGACCAATTTCCCGACATCCGGCGACACGGTACTACTGAATGCCGGCAAGACGGTGACGGTAGATACCCATGCAACCATCAATACCATGGTCGCGCCGAATGCGACATCGGACGCCGTTGTGGAATTTGTTTCAGGAGGGGGGCTGACGGCGAACAGTTTTCATGTCGGCAATTCCTCGCAGGCAGGCAATGGAACCGTGAACCATTTTGCCGGTTCGTTGGCGGCCACGACGCTCTCGCTCCGTCCAACCGGCACCAAGACGGGAACGTACAACTTGTACGGCGGAACCGTTGCCGCAACCAATCTTGAGGTCGGTAATTCAGCAGTGGGCGCAACCGGAACGGCTACCTTTGTTCAGTCCGGCGGAACGGTGACCACGCCCGATGTGGATATTGGAGGTTCCGGACCGGGAACGTATGAAATCTCCGGCGGCAGCCTGGATGCAACCGGCACGTTCGACATTCTCACCAACGGCCGGTTCATGGTGGTCGGCACCTCGGCTGTCGTCACGGCCACGGCGCTCGACACACAACCGGGCAGTACAATGGCTTTCAAACTGGATGCTTCTGGCATCGGCACCATGCAGGTAAGTGGAAGTGTGGATCTCGCAAATGCGTCGATTGCAGTGGATGGAGCACCCTATTGGGGTGGCGCGACGAACTTTACCCTGCTGGATGCAGGGATACTGGCTTCCATGGCGGGTTCGGTTTCAATCACGGGACTTGCGAACGCTTCCGTCTCGCAAGTGGGCGACAGCGTGGTGCTGAATGTGGTGGAGTCAAAAACCACGTCCGTTTTTGAAAACGCGACCGGCGACGGCCTGTGGGGAACGGCGGGCAATTGGTCGCCAGTTGGTGTGCCGTCAGGGGCTGTGCTGGCACGCATCGGAAACGGACTGGCCGCCACCTTTTCCACCAATCAGCCTGTGGTTGACGGCATCATTATCGGCAGCAACGCCACGCTGGTGGTTCAGGCAGGTGTCGCAGTCCCCGAACTGCGGTTTGAACCGCTCAGCTCCCTAAAGCTCGTCCTTTCCTCGGTCGGTCTTTCTCCATTCACGGTTTCCTCCGGTGTTGTGATGGATTCATCCAACCCGATCTGTATTGATGGCGCTAACTACGAAGGGCTCGATTGCTATTTCCCTTTGATTCTTGCGGACAACCTACCCAGCAGTTTGACTAACCAGGTTTCATTTGCGGGTTTCGGGATTAGGGAACCAGCCGTAGTGGTTGAGGACGATGGCCTGTGGCTGCGCGTGATTGCCATGCCGTCGCTCTCCGAGCGGCTCTGTTCGCTGGTTCCGGCGAGCCGGGTGGCGACGGATTGGTCCAACACCACCTTTTCGGTTGCGCGGAAATATGATCCCTCCGGCTCGGCCTGGAGCGTTTCGTTCGAAGAAGCGCATGTGCTGGATACGACCCTCATTCAGACTGCTGCGCATCCCAACCAGTCGTGGGAATTGCGCACCGGAATCGGGGGGTTCATCTATTCGCTCCGGACGGGTGCGCTGGGCGAAACCGTGCCGCCATCGTGGCGTAGCACACAGGATACATCGCCCTGGAACGACGAGGTCTGGCAGGGTGTGGCCGTCGGGCCGCTGAACAATCCGTCTGAAGGGAGCCCCTATTTCATGCACCAGTCCGGGGTCTACTTGAAGGATCCGGTTCTCACCAAACCGTTTTATTCCCCGCAGGTCGCTTCGCACCTCGATATGGAAAACCGCAGCTTCACCACGGTCAACTGGACGCCGCAGGCGCATGTGAACATCTATGTGGATGAAAACCCGACCAACGACTGGAAATCCTATCTGCTTTGCTATACGCGCTACCGCGATATGGGGCAGGGGGTGATCGAAGTGATGATGGGCTACTACAACTATGGCCCCGATCATCTCGATTGGTTCAACATGCCCTGGGGCGGCGTGCGGCGCACCAGCACCGAGTATGCGTTCACCTCCGAACCCGGCGGAACCACGTGGCGCATTCCTATGACCAACGGTTGGGGCAGCAGCGAGGACTTTGACGAAACCGGCGGATGGCAGGGCTATAGCAATACCTCAAACGGTGTCACCCCGGCGATGGCGTTTGTGTTCGGGCAGGATACGACCCCCAATCTTCCCGGGCAGAAATCCGACAGCTGGTTCCGCACCGGTTATGCCGGAGGAAAGGCTCAGTATAAACCGACCGAAACCGACTGGCGCAACTATCTGGTATCAACCGCCGTCCGCCGCTACAACCTTCCGCAGGGCAACGGGCTGTGGTCGACGCACTTCTATGTGCTTGGCGACGACATGCAGGATCTCTCGGATCGCATCCAGGCGCGCGGAGTGATCGGTGCCGACCTCGCCGCCTTCGACTACACGGAAGCCGGCACACCACTGGTGGCCTACAGCGTCTCCGGTAGCGGCGATACATTCCAATGCGTGGAAGACGGCGGCTCTCCCGACTTTTTCCTCTATGCGCATCCGGTGAGCAACAGCTTCCCGATCTTCGAGGTCATCGAGGACGACGGGGCGCGCTACCTGACCTGGAACCCCTATGCCAACGGCATCGTCAAACCCTACGACGGCACCATGGCCGGCCTGCGCCTGCTCGGGTTCACCATGCCCGTCGCCGGAACGAACTATACCTATGCGGCGCTGTCCGGACTGCTTCCTTCGGCAAACTACCTGCCCGACGGCAAAACGCTCTTTGCCCGCACCGCCACTCCGTTTGAAACGTGGCGCGTTCAGCACTTTGGCAAGACGGATGATTCCGGCGAAGGCGCGAGCACAGCCAACCCTGACAGCGATTCTGCCAACAACCTTGCTGAGTATGCGTTGGGCGGCGATCCGCTGGATGCGGGCGATACAGGGTATGTTCCATCGGCCGGAATCCTGAATGAAAACGGAACAAACTGGATTGAGTATGTTTATCCCCGCCGCATCGGATCCGAAGCGGAACTTGATTACGCTTTGGAAACCTGTTTCAACCTGATTTCCAACGATTGGAAGATCGGTAGCACAATAGAATTTCCTATCACCGGAAGCATTGATGCTGACTATGAAGCCGTTACGAACCGGATCGATACAACCGGAAAGACAAATGAATTCATTCGGTTGAAAGTCGATGCGTTCTAA
- a CDS encoding autotransporter outer membrane beta-barrel domain-containing protein, whose protein sequence is MRKNARCTIGLLAALSISALAEVVLLDEDFSSASLAKSGNLLRDSTGWVVRTVSNWELAGEALTGTGQAAAGEGACAHIIPVAGLGLSSENSLTLSFDYATTNEGETVYVHIWGCKENGTPSSATTATMNTGASNGNVWDQSNAPFDMYNLGKDNSAFTGTTGIASDAAVSGLTGSGSYTNTFDLSTFTTAPSSLDQYDYIAIGLTRNQANASGLTSFDNIKLTAEKVAVVASAVVIPEELVMDMVSPATVATGAVDFVYNSDTNLEVTITVSDQSHPGAFVALDITPLTLTNPVTSLQFEIDNARAGLANGESATGLVTFAWTELGSAANGQIIMPISSMYGFAPGQTNLFTGAVDSEWDNAANWDLARVPGALGADLAMIDSASVVNVSSNYSGIYAWETVVKGGALLNIAADLIGGADTMVGSDGDYGFVYQTAGDNEVETLTVGDAAALSNSVYTLSGGTLTTLGELVINSGGVMKVTGGSMEVATAVSSTARGVALASGGVLEISGGTYQDTSRIWGESGCTVRIIGDAADITVHQLFGRYYGSFDFILNETGVSTLKNNSWGSLGTVTFNIDGAAYTGGPKDIVLYSGGSNNGSLGSDYAVTNLGVEGVDWEIIETTNTPHTITLKILGSGYATWASGYGLTDADAAEDFDYDGDLFDNLTEYALGGNPTNDADRGYVPTYGIAGEYFEYVYARRLGDSNLVYTAEFGTDLVNTNWDSSVVSELPITGSLTNDFESVTNRVDMTGKDVGFMQLLIESL, encoded by the coding sequence ATGAGGAAAAACGCAAGGTGTACTATAGGACTGTTGGCTGCGCTTTCCATAAGCGCTCTTGCGGAGGTGGTGCTGCTTGATGAGGATTTTTCGAGCGCATCCCTTGCAAAGTCGGGAAACCTGTTGCGAGATAGTACCGGCTGGGTCGTGCGAACGGTTTCCAATTGGGAGCTTGCCGGTGAAGCGTTGACGGGTACCGGGCAGGCGGCTGCCGGTGAAGGAGCCTGCGCACACATCATTCCCGTGGCAGGATTGGGACTTTCGAGTGAAAATTCGCTGACTCTGAGTTTTGACTATGCCACGACCAACGAGGGTGAAACGGTTTATGTGCATATCTGGGGGTGTAAAGAAAACGGCACTCCGTCATCCGCGACCACGGCGACAATGAATACCGGGGCCTCAAACGGAAATGTGTGGGATCAGAGCAATGCTCCTTTTGATATGTATAACCTAGGCAAAGACAACAGCGCTTTTACCGGAACGACTGGGATCGCGAGTGATGCCGCCGTCAGCGGATTGACCGGTAGCGGAAGTTACACCAATACCTTTGATCTGAGCACCTTTACCACGGCGCCCTCTTCGCTGGATCAGTACGATTATATTGCAATTGGATTAACTCGAAATCAGGCAAATGCCTCTGGGTTAACCTCGTTTGATAATATCAAACTCACTGCAGAAAAAGTTGCTGTGGTTGCTTCGGCGGTAGTTATCCCGGAAGAGCTGGTTATGGATATGGTTTCGCCGGCAACCGTGGCGACTGGAGCCGTTGACTTTGTTTATAATTCCGACACCAACCTTGAGGTTACCATTACGGTTTCAGACCAATCTCACCCAGGTGCCTTTGTGGCCCTGGATATCACACCGCTTACGCTGACCAATCCGGTGACTTCCCTGCAGTTTGAAATTGATAATGCACGCGCCGGCCTTGCAAACGGTGAGTCTGCAACGGGACTGGTTACTTTTGCGTGGACCGAACTTGGCAGTGCCGCCAACGGACAGATTATTATGCCGATCAGCTCAATGTATGGATTTGCTCCGGGGCAGACCAATCTCTTTACCGGTGCGGTGGATTCGGAATGGGATAATGCTGCTAACTGGGATCTGGCCCGTGTTCCCGGCGCATTGGGGGCGGATTTGGCCATGATCGATAGTGCATCGGTCGTCAATGTATCTAGCAATTATTCCGGTATTTACGCATGGGAGACCGTTGTGAAAGGCGGGGCTTTATTGAATATTGCCGCAGATTTGATCGGGGGTGCTGATACCATGGTCGGATCGGACGGTGACTATGGATTTGTATATCAGACCGCAGGGGACAACGAAGTGGAAACCTTAACGGTTGGTGATGCGGCGGCTTTGTCGAATTCCGTGTATACGCTGTCGGGTGGAACGCTGACGACTTTGGGCGAGCTCGTCATTAATTCCGGTGGTGTGATGAAGGTGACGGGCGGATCCATGGAGGTTGCGACTGCGGTTTCCTCAACTGCAAGGGGTGTGGCACTGGCCTCTGGCGGCGTCCTTGAAATCAGTGGCGGGACCTATCAAGATACGAGCCGCATCTGGGGCGAAAGCGGTTGTACCGTTCGAATTATCGGTGATGCCGCTGATATTACGGTACATCAACTCTTTGGCCGATACTATGGAAGTTTTGATTTCATACTGAATGAGACCGGTGTGAGCACCCTGAAGAACAACTCATGGGGATCGTTGGGTACGGTTACATTCAATATTGACGGTGCAGCATATACCGGCGGACCTAAGGATATTGTGCTGTATTCCGGAGGCAGTAATAACGGTTCGCTGGGCAGCGATTATGCGGTAACGAACCTGGGTGTTGAAGGGGTGGATTGGGAAATCATTGAAACCACCAATACACCGCATACGATTACTCTGAAGATTCTCGGATCGGGATACGCAACATGGGCGAGCGGATATGGCCTTACCGATGCTGATGCCGCCGAAGATTTCGACTATGACGGCGATCTGTTCGATAACCTTACCGAATATGCGCTGGGCGGAAATCCGACCAATGATGCGGATCGGGGATATGTTCCAACCTATGGAATCGCCGGTGAATATTTTGAATATGTCTATGCCCGCCGTCTCGGTGATTCCAACCTGGTCTATACCGCCGAGTTCGGTACGGACCTGGTGAACACGAACTGGGACAGCAGTGTGGTAAGCGAACTTCCAATCACAGGAAGCCTTACCAATGACTTTGAATCCGTTACCAATCGCGTTGACATGACCGGCAAGGATGTCGGCTTTATGCAGCTGTTGATCGAGTCGCTCTAA
- a CDS encoding autotransporter outer membrane beta-barrel domain-containing protein: MRKPLVVSTAFALFCAAAAQSATIQENTVFPEMDIIASQEIGASSIGIRDIPNPIHAICGQTFTITNATTLRAITLKANSSKTFSSGDDMVELWIGADADPNPTNFVAGATSWPTSFDLNGVTLTAGKYYTINLDSDISLPAGDYAFQLKWENTGAAHQMFFARANGDGDYDAGGLVYAQTTDGSFVDFPLDTSVSFGLDMVFGLHSAVVGTVPTFSVDPASVDMLLVPPNDQVTGTVAVVYTADSTMDISMSVSAESHPGSFSLLSANPQTLTEPSPSNTILEIEFDNTVSNLVAGESATGLITIAWSETGSGTTNETVVPVSASTGFAPNANNTFMPLVGTWGDPANWSLGRVPGTAGADRGIIQGAQGRVCNVETNFSAPFGYRVWVRTTGGTPNTVNVGADLKGSADISVGQASGQYGVLNQTAGDVDTDALIIGDPDGTAPSNSYYNLSGGTLTLDGDATLYSTGEMDITGGTMDISGDINIGGTGVLNIDGGALSQAGNGTIDGLGTLKLQSGSFSTGNNTSGGQTFEGNVEISGGAFSMLSQTLCYDPASITVKGDEASITMRHIQTTDTYGNFGLTLNYDLDETGVSTINMSEWMFLQKTKINVDGSAYTGGSQTINLIDGKSINGLAATSNITVTGFSGNYTASVEQDTGSGNVILTISAGPYEDWTAEYNLSGTNALASADPDGDLLSNLYEYGLGGDPTNGSVLGMDSSMVSGSGYIDYVHVRRVEATNDISYELALNQNLVVGSWTTNSGYSVVGYGPVVGDFDTVTNRIITTGKTAEFIDLVIEELP; encoded by the coding sequence ATGAGGAAGCCATTGGTAGTTTCAACCGCGTTCGCGCTGTTCTGCGCGGCAGCCGCCCAGTCGGCCACGATCCAGGAAAACACGGTTTTTCCGGAGATGGATATCATCGCCAGTCAGGAGATTGGTGCGAGTTCCATCGGAATCCGTGACATCCCCAATCCGATCCACGCCATTTGCGGCCAGACCTTCACGATAACCAATGCAACGACATTGAGGGCCATCACGCTGAAGGCTAATTCAAGCAAAACCTTTAGTTCGGGGGATGACATGGTCGAATTGTGGATTGGTGCCGATGCCGATCCCAACCCGACCAATTTCGTTGCGGGAGCAACAAGCTGGCCGACGAGCTTTGACCTGAATGGAGTCACGCTGACGGCCGGAAAATATTACACAATCAACCTGGACTCCGATATTTCCCTGCCGGCTGGCGATTATGCGTTCCAGCTCAAATGGGAAAATACCGGCGCAGCGCATCAAATGTTTTTCGCGCGGGCGAACGGCGACGGCGACTATGATGCCGGGGGATTGGTTTATGCCCAAACCACGGATGGAAGCTTTGTTGATTTCCCATTGGATACATCAGTGTCCTTTGGCCTTGATATGGTGTTCGGGCTGCACTCGGCGGTTGTCGGGACGGTTCCCACCTTTTCGGTTGATCCGGCATCTGTGGATATGCTTCTCGTTCCGCCAAACGATCAGGTCACGGGAACCGTTGCCGTGGTCTATACGGCAGACTCCACCATGGACATTTCCATGTCGGTTTCTGCGGAATCCCATCCGGGATCGTTCAGTTTGTTGTCCGCCAATCCGCAAACCCTGACAGAGCCCTCTCCGTCAAACACCATCCTGGAAATTGAATTCGACAACACGGTTTCCAATCTGGTGGCGGGAGAAAGCGCAACCGGGCTGATAACCATAGCCTGGAGTGAAACCGGTAGTGGAACAACCAACGAAACGGTTGTCCCGGTGAGTGCTTCCACCGGCTTTGCACCCAATGCAAACAACACATTCATGCCATTGGTCGGAACCTGGGGCGATCCTGCGAATTGGAGTCTGGGTCGTGTGCCCGGTACTGCCGGGGCCGATAGGGGTATCATTCAGGGGGCTCAGGGCCGGGTCTGCAACGTGGAAACCAACTTCTCGGCACCCTTCGGCTACAGGGTTTGGGTCCGCACAACGGGCGGTACGCCTAACACCGTCAATGTGGGGGCCGACCTGAAGGGTAGCGCCGATATCTCCGTCGGGCAGGCCAGCGGCCAATACGGCGTGCTTAATCAGACCGCCGGCGATGTGGATACCGATGCCCTCATAATCGGCGACCCGGACGGAACGGCACCGAGCAATTCCTACTACAACCTGTCCGGTGGAACGCTGACTTTAGACGGAGATGCAACCCTGTATTCCACTGGGGAGATGGATATCACGGGAGGAACGATGGACATCAGTGGTGACATCAATATTGGTGGAACCGGCGTGCTTAACATTGATGGAGGCGCGCTCAGTCAGGCCGGCAATGGCACGATTGATGGCTTGGGAACCCTTAAACTGCAGTCGGGTTCCTTCTCTACGGGTAATAACACAAGTGGTGGGCAGACCTTTGAAGGCAATGTGGAGATCAGCGGTGGTGCCTTCAGCATGCTGAGCCAGACTCTCTGCTATGACCCTGCTTCGATTACCGTGAAGGGCGATGAAGCTTCCATTACCATGCGGCATATCCAAACGACAGATACCTACGGTAATTTTGGTCTAACGCTGAACTATGATCTCGATGAGACCGGCGTCAGCACGATTAACATGAGCGAGTGGATGTTCCTTCAAAAAACGAAGATTAATGTGGACGGCTCTGCCTATACCGGTGGATCGCAAACGATCAATCTGATTGATGGAAAAAGCATTAACGGTCTGGCCGCCACATCCAATATTACCGTAACCGGATTTTCCGGGAACTATACGGCCAGTGTGGAGCAGGATACCGGCTCCGGGAACGTCATCCTGACGATCTCCGCCGGGCCCTATGAAGATTGGACTGCCGAGTATAATCTGTCCGGCACCAATGCCTTGGCGAGCGCCGATCCGGATGGCGACCTGCTCAGCAACCTGTACGAATATGGACTAGGCGGCGACCCGACCAATGGTTCCGTCCTCGGAATGGATTCGAGCATGGTGTCTGGTTCCGGCTACATCGACTATGTCCATGTCCGCCGCGTGGAAGCCACCAACGATATCAGCTATGAGCTCGCGCTGAATCAAAACCTGGTTGTCGGAAGCTGGACGACCAACTCCGGCTACTCCGTGGTTGGATATGGCCCGGTCGTCGGTGACTTCGATACGGTGACCAATCGCATCATTACCACCGGAAAGACGGCGGAGTTCATCGATCTGGTTATCGAAGAGCTGCCATAG
- a CDS encoding histidine kinase — MALGYLALAASAMANPLADHSLGDLEKRLAAIDSQLEDLADYGLGSGIGAIGYRSIAHSSQDQHEWIQIDFGKEVPLDEVMLIPCIRRDVDKGFQADAFPAELRLIAGTKADTNGTLIAEYACNGSMDPGVAPFVTPCNGIAASWIRVESDTLTPRAFDNLYVFQFSEILVFSGEENVALKKTVASSSDQPNSSGAWDKDFVVDGFVPYLMDAAHGEQSIAYLTPPSTNLHPALTLDLESSHPISRIHLHAVGASDTLPQAYAGDIGIPKRLHIAGANVSDFSDAVPLLDQHFDTIYDIGSIMMWHIPDTTCRYVHLSVVEPSSNTLYGDTPPRLGFSEIELFSNGRNVALGKSVKPNFDRPNPHRPLVNLTDGRNMYGNILPIRDWLNQLALRHKLEKERPLITAELTRRYTRQKTTLLLTGWLAALLAIGTVITILVDRIIRQRAIFRTRERIAADLHDELGANIHAIGLLGDLAQAAKESPAKLDKLLQRMRALTERTGAAARHCTNMLEAKDLYGDLVDDMRKTSARIMADLDYRLEFEGEELLSRLKLRKRIDLFLFYKECLINIIRHSGATEVHANLAASNTGIELTISDNGHGLDGGVPSSLKRRARLLGALVKNEASETGGTKISLIVKHGKLGALL, encoded by the coding sequence ATGGCACTCGGATATCTTGCGCTGGCCGCATCGGCCATGGCGAACCCGCTTGCCGACCATTCGCTGGGCGATCTGGAAAAACGCCTGGCGGCCATCGATTCGCAACTCGAGGATCTGGCCGACTATGGACTGGGCAGCGGCATTGGGGCCATTGGATACCGTTCGATTGCCCATAGTAGCCAGGATCAACACGAGTGGATTCAGATCGATTTCGGCAAGGAGGTTCCCCTCGATGAAGTCATGCTGATTCCCTGTATTCGCAGAGACGTAGACAAAGGGTTCCAGGCCGATGCATTTCCCGCGGAACTACGGTTGATTGCAGGAACCAAAGCAGATACCAACGGGACGCTCATTGCCGAATATGCGTGCAATGGCAGCATGGATCCCGGCGTGGCCCCGTTTGTAACTCCCTGCAACGGCATAGCCGCCTCGTGGATTCGGGTGGAATCGGACACCCTGACCCCCCGCGCATTCGACAACCTGTATGTTTTCCAGTTCTCGGAAATCCTCGTCTTCAGCGGAGAGGAAAACGTGGCACTGAAAAAAACCGTTGCCAGCTCCTCCGACCAACCGAATAGTTCCGGAGCTTGGGACAAGGATTTCGTAGTCGATGGATTTGTCCCGTACCTCATGGATGCGGCACACGGCGAACAGAGCATTGCCTATTTGACTCCGCCAAGCACCAACCTCCACCCCGCCCTGACCCTCGATCTGGAAAGCAGCCATCCGATCTCCCGCATCCACCTCCACGCCGTCGGCGCAAGCGACACCCTGCCGCAAGCCTACGCCGGGGATATCGGCATTCCGAAAAGGCTGCATATCGCCGGAGCCAACGTGTCCGATTTTTCCGATGCGGTTCCTTTGCTCGACCAGCACTTCGACACCATCTACGACATTGGCTCCATCATGATGTGGCACATCCCGGACACAACCTGCCGCTATGTGCACCTCTCCGTGGTGGAGCCGTCATCGAACACGCTCTATGGAGACACGCCGCCCCGGCTTGGCTTTTCCGAAATCGAACTCTTTTCCAATGGGCGGAATGTGGCGCTGGGCAAGAGCGTTAAGCCCAATTTCGACCGCCCCAACCCCCACCGCCCGCTGGTCAATTTAACCGACGGGCGCAACATGTATGGCAACATCCTGCCCATTCGCGACTGGCTCAACCAGCTGGCGCTCCGCCACAAGCTGGAAAAAGAACGGCCTTTGATCACCGCCGAACTGACCCGCCGCTATACCCGCCAGAAAACCACCCTGCTGCTCACGGGCTGGCTGGCCGCGCTCCTGGCCATCGGCACCGTCATCACCATCCTCGTCGACCGCATCATCCGCCAGCGCGCCATTTTCCGCACCCGCGAGCGGATCGCCGCCGACCTGCACGACGAGCTCGGTGCCAACATCCACGCCATCGGCCTGCTCGGCGACCTCGCCCAGGCCGCCAAGGAATCGCCGGCCAAGCTCGACAAACTGCTCCAGCGCATGCGGGCGCTCACCGAGCGTACCGGCGCCGCCGCGCGCCACTGCACCAACATGCTCGAAGCCAAAGATCTATACGGCGACCTGGTCGACGACATGCGCAAGACCTCCGCACGCATCATGGCCGACCTCGACTACCGCCTTGAGTTCGAAGGCGAAGAACTCCTGTCGCGGCTCAAACTCCGCAAACGCATCGACCTCTTCCTTTTCTACAAGGAATGCCTTATCAACATTATCCGCCACTCCGGCGCCACCGAAGTCCACGCCAACCTAGCGGCATCGAATACGGGAATCGAGCTGACCATATCCGATAACGGGCACGGGCTCGACGGCGGGGTTCCTTCCTCGCTGAAACGTCGCGCGCGGCTGCTGGGGGCCTTGGTGAAAAACGAAGCCTCCGAAACCGGCGGAACCAAAATATCCCTTATAGTGAAACACGGCAAACTTGGAGCCCTTTTATGA